Proteins encoded within one genomic window of Ursus arctos isolate Adak ecotype North America unplaced genomic scaffold, UrsArc2.0 scaffold_9, whole genome shotgun sequence:
- the ADH5 gene encoding alcohol dehydrogenase class-3: MANQVIKCKAAVAWEAGKPLSIEEVEVAPPKAHEVRIKIIATAVCHTDAYTLSGADPEGSFPVILGHEGAGIVESVGEGVTKLKAGDTVIPLYIPQCGECKFCLNPKTNLCQKIRVTQGKGLMPDGTSRFTCKGKTILHYMGTSTFSEYTVVADISVAKIDPLAPLDKVCLLGCGISTGYGAAVNTAKVEPGSTCAVFGLGGVGLAVIMGCKVAGASRIIGVDINKDKFARAKEFGAAECINPQDFSKPIQEVLIEMTDGGVDYSFECIGNVKVMRAALEACHKGWGVSVVVGVAASGQEIATRPFQLVTGRTWKGTAFGGWKSVESVPKLVSEYMSKKIKVDEFVTHNLSFDQINEAFELMHAGKSIRTVVKL, encoded by the exons ATGGCGAACCAG GTTATCAAGTGCAAGGCTGCGGTTGCCTGGGAGGCAGGAAAGCCTCTCTCTATAGAGGAGGTGGAGGTGGCACCCCCAAAGGCTCATGAAGTTCGAATTAAG ATTATTGCCACTGCAGTTTGCCACACCGATGCCTATACCCTGAGTGGGGCTGATCCTGAAGGGAGTTTTCCAGTGATCCTGGGACATGAAGGTGCTGGAATCGTGGAAAGTGTTGGTGAAGGAGTTactaagctgaaggcag GTGATACTGTCATCCCACTTTACATCCCACAGTGTGGAGAATGCAAATTTTGTCTAAACCCTAAAACAAACCTTTGCCAGAAGATAAG agttACTCAGGGGAAAGGATTAATGCCAGATGGTACTAGCAGATTTACTTGCAAAGGAAAGACCATTTTACATTACATGGGAACCAGCACGTTTTCTGAATATACAGTTGTGGCTGACATCTCTGTTGCTAAAATTGATCCTTTAGCACCTTTGGATAAAGTCTGCCTTCTGGGTTGTGGCATTTCAACTGGTTatggtgctgctgtgaacacagcCAAG GTGGAGCCTGGCTCTACTTGTGCCGTCTTTGGCCTGGGAGGAGTTGGATTGGCTGTTATCATGGGCTGTAAGGTGGCTGGTGCATCCCGGATCATTGGTGTGGACATCAATAAAGATAAATTTGCAAGGGCCAAGGAGTTTGGAGCCGCTGAATGTATTAACCCCCAGGACTTCAGTAAACCCATCCAGGAAGTGCTCATTGAAATGACTGACGGGGGAGTGGACTATTCCTTCGAGTGTATTGGTAACGTGAAAGTCATG AGAGCAGCGCTGGAGGCCTGCCACAAGGGCTGGGGTGTCAGCGTGGTAGTTGGAGTAGCTGCTTCGGGTCAAGAAATCGCCACTCGCCCGTTTCAGCTGGTCACAGGCCGCACGTGGAAAGGCACTGCCTTTGGAG GATGGAAGAGTGTGGAAAGTGTCCCGAAGTTGGTGTCTGAATATATGTCCAAAAAGATAAAAGTTGATGAATTTGTGACTCATAATCTGTCTTTTGACCAAATTAATGAAGCCTTTGAACTGATGCATGCAGGAAAGAG CATTCGAACCGTTGTAAAGCTTTAA